The bacterium genome has a segment encoding these proteins:
- a CDS encoding 2,3-bisphosphoglycerate-independent phosphoglycerate mutase: protein MIPEAVIKTLSRSTPSKIVLLVMDGVGDLRREGETPLEAASTPNFDRLARESSLGLTDPISPGITPGSGPAHISLFGYDPIRYQIGRGVLEATGIEMKLGPADVAARGNFASMDAEGKLTDRRAGRIPTAENERLIRKLSEAIREIDGIEVILRTVKEHRFVAVFRGKGLDGRVADTDPQILGRRSLDPEPLAPEAALTAETARKFIERMNEALKDEHPANTGLLRGFASLPHIPSMEELFKLTPACIAVYPMYRGLAGLVGMELLAVEGETPADEFEVLRRNWGRFDFFFIHVKKTDSYGEDGNFDNKVKVIEEVDRALPLILELKPDVIAVTGDHSTPCPLAAHSWHPNPFLLRSEYIRGDRGERFTEAECARGVLGRFPAREALPLLLANALKLEKFGA from the coding sequence ATGATACCCGAAGCGGTGATAAAAACCCTCTCCCGGTCCACTCCCTCCAAGATCGTTCTTCTGGTCATGGACGGGGTGGGGGACCTGCGCCGGGAGGGAGAAACACCCCTGGAAGCGGCCTCGACCCCCAACTTCGACCGGCTGGCCCGGGAGTCGTCGCTGGGCCTGACCGACCCGATTTCTCCGGGGATCACGCCGGGTTCGGGCCCGGCCCATATCTCCCTGTTCGGCTACGACCCCATCCGGTACCAGATCGGGAGAGGGGTGCTGGAGGCCACCGGTATCGAGATGAAGCTGGGCCCCGCCGACGTCGCCGCCCGGGGGAATTTCGCCAGCATGGACGCCGAGGGGAAACTGACCGACCGCCGGGCGGGCCGGATCCCCACCGCCGAGAACGAGCGCCTGATCCGCAAGCTCTCGGAGGCGATCCGGGAAATCGACGGTATCGAGGTGATTCTGCGCACGGTCAAGGAGCACCGTTTCGTGGCCGTATTCCGGGGGAAGGGGCTGGACGGGAGGGTGGCCGACACCGACCCGCAGATCCTCGGCCGGCGCAGCCTCGACCCCGAGCCGCTGGCACCGGAAGCGGCCTTGACGGCGGAAACGGCCCGGAAATTCATCGAGCGCATGAACGAGGCGCTCAAGGACGAACATCCGGCCAACACCGGCCTCTTGCGGGGATTCGCCTCTCTTCCCCATATCCCCTCGATGGAGGAGCTTTTCAAGCTCACGCCCGCCTGCATCGCCGTCTATCCCATGTACCGGGGCTTGGCCGGCCTGGTGGGAATGGAACTGCTGGCCGTGGAGGGGGAGACGCCGGCCGACGAGTTCGAGGTGCTGCGCCGGAACTGGGGCCGCTTCGACTTTTTCTTTATCCACGTCAAGAAGACCGACAGTTACGGCGAGGACGGCAATTTCGACAACAAGGTCAAGGTGATCGAGGAAGTCGACCGGGCGCTGCCCCTCATCCTGGAACTGAAACCGGACGTGATCGCCGTCACCGGGGACCACTCCACCCCCTGCCCGCTGGCCGCCCACAGCTGGCACCCCAACCCTTTTCTGCTGCGTTCGGAGTACATCCGGGGAGATCGGGGCGAGCGTTTCACCGAGGCCGAGTGCGCCCGGGGCGTCCTGGGGCGGTTCCCGGCCCGGGAAGCCCTGCCGCTGCTGCTGGCCAACGCCTTGAAACTGGAGAAATTCGGGGCCTGA
- the amrS gene encoding AmmeMemoRadiSam system radical SAM enzyme, with protein sequence MHEAMFYRADGGAAVVCGLCAHRCRIPAGRRGLCRVRENRSGRLEALSYGRLAAAHIDPIEKKPFFHVLPGSAAFSVATVGCNMTCRHCQNASLSQPDPAAPVPGREVAPEAVVAAARDGGCASIAYTYSEPTVFYEYARDIALRARAAGLRNLFVSNGYMSPEAADEASTWLDGANIDLKAFDDDFYREVCGARLAPVLDTIARLKERGVWIEVTTLIIPGYNDDTARLRELARYLAGLDPGLPWHLSAFFPTYRLTDAPPTTPEILRRAREIGREEGLRFVYTGNVPGEEGENTFCPSCGKVLIERLGYRSDPERLRGGVCPDCGEAIPGIWS encoded by the coding sequence ATGCACGAAGCGATGTTCTACCGGGCCGACGGCGGTGCCGCGGTCGTCTGCGGGCTCTGCGCGCACCGCTGCCGCATCCCCGCGGGCCGCCGCGGCCTCTGCCGGGTCCGGGAAAACCGCTCCGGGCGCCTGGAGGCGCTCTCCTACGGCCGCTTGGCCGCCGCCCATATCGACCCCATCGAGAAAAAGCCGTTTTTTCATGTTCTCCCCGGGAGCGCGGCTTTTTCCGTGGCTACCGTGGGCTGCAACATGACCTGCCGGCACTGCCAGAACGCCTCCCTCTCCCAGCCGGACCCCGCCGCGCCCGTCCCGGGCAGGGAAGTGGCGCCGGAGGCGGTCGTCGCCGCCGCCCGTGACGGCGGCTGCGCCTCGATCGCCTACACCTACAGCGAACCCACCGTTTTCTACGAATACGCCCGGGACATCGCCCTGCGCGCCCGCGCGGCCGGCCTGCGCAACCTCTTCGTCAGCAACGGGTACATGTCGCCCGAAGCCGCCGACGAAGCCTCGACCTGGCTGGACGGCGCCAATATCGATCTCAAGGCCTTCGACGACGATTTTTACCGGGAAGTGTGCGGCGCCCGGCTGGCGCCGGTCCTGGACACCATCGCCCGCCTCAAGGAGCGGGGGGTCTGGATCGAAGTCACCACCCTGATCATTCCCGGCTACAACGACGACACCGCCCGCCTGCGCGAACTGGCCCGTTACCTGGCCGGCCTCGATCCCGGGCTGCCCTGGCACCTGAGCGCCTTTTTCCCCACCTACCGCCTGACCGACGCTCCGCCCACCACCCCGGAAATCCTGCGCCGGGCGCGGGAGATCGGACGGGAAGAAGGGCTCCGCTTCGTCTATACCGGCAACGTTCCGGGGGAGGAGGGCGAGAACACCTTCTGCCCCTCCTGCGGGAAGGTTTTGATCGAACGCCTCGGGTACCGTTCCGACCCGGAACGGCTGCGTGGCGGAGTTTGCCCGGATTGCGGGGAAGCGATTCCGGGAATTTGGAGTTGA